In Hemibagrus wyckioides isolate EC202008001 linkage group LG21, SWU_Hwy_1.0, whole genome shotgun sequence, the following proteins share a genomic window:
- the nfasca gene encoding neurofascin homolog (chicken) a isoform X16, with the protein MWPQGQWAPLAVLSIIVLLWKEAAPINVPPDPRIQQDLKQPPTIVKQSAKDYIVDPRDNIIIECEAKGNPVPTFWWRRNGKFFNVEKDPRVTMRKRSGTLEISFRNGGKPEDYEGEYQCFAMNDFGTAISNKILLRVSKAPLWPKEVLEPVVVSEGSPLVLACNPPPGLPPPKTFWMDSKMMPIAQDTRVSMGLNGDLYFSNVLSKDAATDYSCNARFLFTHTIQQKNAFILKVQTTRNIQESTPTFLSPSGTSSSKMVLRGEDLLLECIAAGVPTPGIKWIKKGGDLPEKKVKFESFSKTMRIVSVSDEDSGDYICMASNKIGSIRHTISVQVKAAPFWIHKPSNLVLAPNENGQLQCLASGNPNPSIQWLVNGEPIDSALENPSRKVNNDAIIFSSVQIGTSAVYQCNASNEHGYLLANAFVNILDMAPRLLGPKNQLIKVIENTQAFLDCPFFGSPYPFVRWFKNGQGIAPNGGKYNLHENGTLEIRRVRREDQGTYSFVASNILGKAEDQVHLEVKEPTRIVRAPEHLSANRGSVARFDCKIKHDSTLPTTVTWLKNDKPLHFSWLNRLRKEEDYLTISHIQPDDEGTYTCTVTTELDQDSASARLTVLDDESLAPSKPSALAGFPDPPQDLELSDLSARAVRLTWIPGDENNSPVTQFIVQYEEDRWKPGEWQNLSSYAGDQNSVKLDLSPFVNYQFRVIAINSVGQSQPSRPSARYKTSGAPPYVYPPGLKGWGTKKTNMEITWQPLLDNQRNGPDLRYVVSWRRKDLEEEWSYITTTNTKHVVSDTDTYVPYEIKIQAVNDFGPGPESNIVIGYSGEDRPTESPGNLRVSKLNSSKVNVNWIPVSAKSINGEFKEYRLYYWREASLVKDLKVNKDKKTKGFFSDVSQNSGVLEDLVPYSKYKMYMVVANNKFEGPHSNTVEFQTKEGLPGAPKFFKIVQRNTNTIHLEWNKPLEPNGILIGYTLQYKTVNGTQEGNLQVMSFFPNETDYTMRLPDRFTRYKFYLSARTQVGSGEVYAEESPHFTNEEDFMTSGTDPTGVVIDSTDAVVIATVLPPFSQPTIPSTTITTSTTTTLAPTTDAIPTTPAPTTPTTTTTTTTTTTTTPSTTTSATTQPTLPFMLAPHLKIWNLTVDANSDYANVSWKHNFPVGSSGFVLESTLDSNGSKKSVLFKTEPPIKLPGLIAGAKYRLRVYSHEQPRVTSEYVTFETSGAYSTDQVDIATQGWFIGLMCAIALLILILLIVCFIKRSRGGKYPVRDKKDLPLDPVDHKDQDGSFDYHDEDNKPLQGSQTSLDGNVKESDDSLVDYGEGGDGQFNEDGSFIGQYTVRKDKEETEGNESSEATSPVNAIYSLA; encoded by the exons CAACAAAATATTGTTACGTGTTTCCA AGGCACCGCTATGGCCTAAAGAGGTTTTGGAACCAGTGGTAGTAAGTGAGGGATCACCTCTGGTCCTGGCCTGTAACCCACCTCCTGGACTTCCACCGCCTAAAACATTCTGGATGGACAGTA AAATGATGCCTATTGCGCAGGACACTCGAGTGTCCATGGGTCTGAATGGAGATCTTTACTTCTCTAATGTACTCAGTAAGGATGCTGCCACTGACTACAGCTGCAATGCCCGatttctcttcacacacacaatccaacaGAAGAATGCTTTTATCCTCAAAGTGCAGACAA CACGTAACATTCAAGAATCAACACCtacctttctttctccctcgGGAACATCCAGCTCCAAGATGGTGCTCCGTGGAGAGGATCTTCTCCTGGAGTGTATAGCTGCTGGAGT TCCAACTCCAGGaattaaatggattaaaaaaggAGGGGATTTGCCAGAGAAAAAGGTCAAATTTGAGAGCTTCAGTAAAACCATGCGTATAGTGTCTGTTTCGGATGAGGATTCTGGAGACTATATCTGCATGGCCAGTAATAAAATTGGCAGCATCCGCCACACTATCTCCGTTCAGGTTAAAG CTGCTCCTTTTTGGATACATAAGCCATCTAACCTTGTGCTAGCTCCCAATGAGAATGGCCAGCTGCAGTGTTTAGCTAGTGGAAACCCCAACCCCAGCATCCAGTGGCTTGTAAACGGAGAGCCGATAGACA GTGCACTGGAAAATCCAAGCAGGAAGGTGAATAATGATGCTATCATTTTCAGCTCAGTGCAAATTGGCACAAGTGCTGTATACCAGTGCAATGCATCAAATGAACATGGCTACCTCCTGGCCAACGCTTTTGTCAACATACTGG ATATGGCACCCCGGTTATTGGGACCGAAGAACCAACTGATTAAGGTGATTGAGAACACACAAGCCTTTCTGGATTGCCCTTTTTTTGGCTCACCTTATCCATTTGTGCGGTG GTTTAAGAATGGCCAGGGTATAGCTCCGAATGGAGGGAAGTACAACTTGCATGAAAATGGTACCTTGGAGATCAGGCGAGTTCGACGTGAAGACCAGGGAACTTATAGTTTTGTGGCAAGCAACATCCTGGGAAAAGCTGAAGATCAGGTCCATTTGGAAGTCAAAG AGCCAACGCGGATTGTCCGAGCTCCAGAGCATCTCTCTGCCAATAGAGGAAGTGTGGCTCGTTTTGATTGCAAGATTAAACACGATTCCACACTCCCCACTACTGTCACCTGGCTAAAAAATGACAAGCCCCTGCATTTTTCTTGGCT GAACAGGTTAAGGAAGGAGGAGGACTACTTGACCATTAGCCACATCCAGCCGGATGATGAGGGAACATACACTTGCACAGTTACTACAGAATTAGACCAGGACTCTGCCTCGGCTCGCCTTACTGttttag ACGATGAATCCCTAGCTCCCTCAAAACCTAGTGCCTTAGCAG gttttcctgATCCTCCTCAAGATTTGGAGCTGTCTGATCTATCAGCACGCGCTGTCCGGCTCACCTGGATCCCCGGTGACGAGAACAACAGTCCTGTTACAC AATTTATTGTTCAGTATGAGGAAGACCGCTGGAAACCTGGTGAATGGCAAAATCTGTCAAGTTATGCAGGTGATCAGAACTCTGTGAAACTGGATCTGTCTCCATTTGTGAACTACCAATTCAGAGTGATTGCTATTAACAGCGTGGGTCAGAGCCAGCCAAGCCGGCCATCAGCCCGCTACAAGACCAGTGGAGCAC ctcctTATGTGTATCCCCCTGGCCTTAAAGGGTGGGGTACCAAGAAAACCAATATGGAGATCACTTGGCAG CCCCTACTTGATAACCAAAGGAATGGACCTGATCTGCGGTATGTGGTCTCATGGAGGAGGAAGGACTTGGAGGAGGAGTGGAGTTATATCACCACTACCAATACCAAGCATGTGGTCAGTGATACAGACACTTATGTCCCCTATGAGATCAAGATCCAGGCAGTCAATGACTTTGGACCCGGCCCTGAGTCAAACATAGTTATTGGCTACTCAGGGGAGGACA GGCCTACAGAGTCACCGGGAAACCTCAGGGTGTCAAAGTTAAACAGCTCTAAAGTGAATGTAAACTGGATCCCCGTCAGCGCTAAATCTATTAATGGGGAGTTTAAAGAGTATAGG CTATATTACTGGAGGGAGGCCAGCCTGGTAAAAGATTTGAAGGTGAATAAGGACAAGAAAACAAAAGGCTTCTTCAGCGATGTGTCTCAAAACAGTGGTGTCCTAGAGGATCTTGTCCCTTACAGCAAATACAAGATGTACATGGTGGTGGCCAACAACAAATTTGAGGGACCTCACAGCAACACTGTGGAGTTTCAGACCAAGGAAGGCT TGCCGGGGGCTCCTAAGTTCTTCAAGATTGTCCAGAGGAACACCAACACCATTCACTTAGAGTGGAATAAGCCTCTAGAGCCGAATGGCATTCTGATTGGATATACGCTCCAGTACAAGACAG TCAATGGGACGCAGGAGGGTAATCTACAAGTCATGAGCTTCTTCCCTAATGAGACAGATTACACAATGCGCCTGCCTGACCGCTTTACCCGCTACAAGTTCTACCTGTCTGCTCGGACGCAGGTCGGCTCTGGTGAAGTCTATGCAGAGGAATCGCCACACTTTACCAATGAAG AAGACTTTATGACTTCAGGTACTGACCCTACAGGTGTAG tgaTCGATTCTACAGATGCCGTGGTGATTGCAACTGTTCTTCCCCCTTTTTCCCAACCTACCATCCCAAGTACAACCATTACAACCTCAACAACTACCACCCTTGCCCCTACAACTGATGCCATCCCCACTACTCCTGCTCCAACTACTCCAACTAccacaactactactacaactacaacaaccaCCACTCCTAGTACTACCACCTCCGCTACAACCCAACCCACCCTGCCTTTCATGCTGG CCCCACATTTAAAGATCTGGAATCTGACTGTGGATGCTAACAGTGACTATGCTAACGTCAGCTGGAAGCACAATTTCCCAGTTGGCAGCAGCGGGTTTGTGCTAGAGTCCACACTGGACA GTAATGGGTCTAAGAAAAGTGTGCTGTTCAAAACTGAACCTCCCATTAAGCTGCCTGGGTTGATAGCAGGAGCTAAGTATCGGCTCCGTGTGTATTCCCATGAACAGCCCAGAGTCACCAGCGAGTATGTCACCTTCGAGACCAGTGGAG CCTACAGTACCGACCAAGTCGACATTGCCACGCAGGGTTGGTTCATTGGACTCATGTGTGCCATTGCACTCCTCATTCTCATCCTGCTCATTGTTTGCTTTATCAAAAGAAGCAGAGGAGGAAAATATCCAG TGAGAGATAAAAAAGACCTCCCTTTGGACCCTGTGGACCACAAAGACCAGGATGGATCATTTGATTACCA CGATGAGGACAACAAGCCTTTGCAGGGAAGTCAGACCTCTCTAGACGGCAATGTCAAGGAAAGTGATGACAGTCTAGTAGACTACGGAGAGGGAGGGGATGGCCAGTTCAATGAGGACGGCTCCTTCATAGGCCAGTACACGGTCAGAAAGGATAAGGAAGAGACGGAGGGCAATGAGAGCTCAGAGGCCACATCACCTGTCAATGCCATCTATTCTTTGGCATAG